Proteins found in one Hypomesus transpacificus isolate Combined female chromosome 20, fHypTra1, whole genome shotgun sequence genomic segment:
- the ncam1a gene encoding neural cell adhesion molecule 1a isoform X10 → MLKTRDLIWALLFFGYAASLQVEIVPTQGEISVGDSKFFLCQVVGVAKDIDWFSPSGEKILPNRQDIFVSRSDESTSTLTIYSADVDSAGIYKCVATDGDKEAEATVHVKIFQKITFNSSPSPQEFNEGNDANIVCDVISSPPPSIIWKHKGSKIQVAKDVRFKILANNHLQIRGIKKTDEGVYTCEARVMARGEIDFRVIKVIVNVLPTIRTRQSEVNATADSGQSVMLACDADGFPEPSVTWARNQVVLVSDEKFSLNEDGSELTILDVNKLDEGDYTCIARNKAGEKEGEVSLNVFVPPKITYFNNQSASELDEQITLTCEVSGDPIPTVSWSSRNRVLKEGEQSLDKNVMVRSHARVSSLTLKYVQFTDAGQYFCTARNPIGQDTQSIYLEVRYAPKIQGSVTWYTWERNAVNITCEVLAHPGASVSWFRDSQRLPNANVTNIKIYNTPAVSYLEVTPDSQNDFGSYNCTARNDVGVESKEFLLIEADVPSAPGISRVEPFSSTALVTFEEPEADGGVPVLRYRAEWRAGGQEWTSKEYEAEDDMDVLTMVGLKPETSYEVKMSAINGKGEGESSAAVSFKTEPVREPSPPKLDGELEKTGDSFKVNWVMQDDGGSPIKHYLVRYKPKHGSDWKPEIRLPTSSEFVVLRGLKWNVEYVVYVVAENQQGKSTPAVFSFRTAAEPTAVPATLGCSSVSYTLASLTLSVLTVLWLV, encoded by the exons TTGTTGGAGTCGCAAAGGACATTGACTGGTTCTCCCCCAGCGGAGAGAAGATCCTCCCCAACAGACAGGACATCTTCGTGAGCCGCAGTGACGAGTCCACCTCCACGCTCACCATCTACAGCGCCGACGTCGACAGCGCGGGCATCTACAAGTGTGTCGCCACCGACGGGGACAAGGAAGCAGAAGCCACCGTCCACGTCAAGATCTTCC AGAAGATTACCTTCAACAGCTCCCCGTCCCCGCAAGAGTTCAACGAGGGCAACGATGCCAACATTGTCTGTGACGTGAtcagctctcctccccccagcatCATCTGGAAACACAAAGGATCCAAGATCCAGGTCGCCAAAGATG TTCGGTTCAAGATCCTGGCCAACAACCACCTCCAGATCCGTGGGATCAAGAAGACTGACGAGGGCGTGTACACCTGTGAGGCTCGCGTCATGGCCCGCGGGGAGATCGACTTCCGGGTCATCAAGGTCATAGTGAACG TGCTGCCCACCATCAGGACCAGGCAGTCGGAGGTAAACGCCACGGCAGACAGCGGACAGTCGGTGATGCTGGCCTGCGACGCCGACGGTTTCCCTGAACCCAGCGTCACCTGGGCGCG gAACCAGGTGGTCCTGGTGTCGGATGAGAAATTCAGCTTGAACGAGGACGGCTCGGAGCTGACGATCTTGGACGTCAACAAACTGGACGAGGGAGATTACACGTGCATCGCCCGGAACAAGGCcggggaaaaggagggagaagtCAGCCTGAATGTGTTCG TGCCGCCCAAGATCACCTACTTCAACAACCAGTCTGCATCAGAGCTGGACGAGCAGATCACGCTGACCTGCGAGGTGTCAGGTGACCCCATCCCCACCGTGTCCTGGAGTTCACGCAACCGCGTGCTGAAGGAGGGCGAGCAg AGTCTGGATAAGAACGTGATGGTTCGCAGCCACGCGCGTGTCTCATCTCTCACCCTGAAATACGTCCAGTTCACGGACGCCGGACAGTACTTCTGCACCGCACGCAACCCCATCGGCCAGGACACCCAGAGCATCTACTTGGAAGTGCGAT ACGCTCCCAAGATCCAGGGCTCCGTCACCTGGTACACCTGGGAGAGGAACGCCGTCAACATCACCTGCGAGGTGCTGGCCCATCCTGGGGCCTCCGTCAGCTGGTTCAGAGACAGCCAGCGACTCCCCAATGCCAACGTCACCAACATCAAGATCTACAACACTCCTGCCGTCAGCTACCTGGAG gtcaCCCCAGATTCTCAGAATGACTTTGGGAGCTACAACTGCACCGCCAGAAATGACGTTGGCGTGGAGTCCAAGGAGTTTCTTCTTATAGAAGCAG atgtgcccTCTGCTCCGGGGATCAGCCGTGTGGAGCCCTTCTCCAGCACCGCCCTGGTGACCTTCGAGGAGCCGGAGGCTGACGGGGGCGTGCCGGTGCTCCGGTACCGGGCTGAGTGGCGTGCCGGCGGACAGGAATGGACCAGCAAGGAGTACGAAGCAGAGGACG ACATGGACGTCCTCACCATGGTGGGGCTGAAGCCGGAGACGTCCTACGAGGTCAAGATGTCCGCCATCAACGGCAAGGGGGAGGGCGAGAGCAGCGCGGCCGTGAGCTTCAAGACCGAGCCCGTCC GGGAGCCCAGTCCTCCTAAGCTGGACGGAGAGCTGGAGAAGACGGGCGACTCCTTCAAGGTCAACTGGGTCATGCAGGACGACGGCGGCTCCCCCATCAAGCACTACCTGGTCCGCTACAAGCCT aaaCACGGCTCGGACTGGAAGCCAGAGATCCGCCTCCCCACTAGCAGTGAGTTTGTGGTTCTCCGAGGGCTGAAGTGGAACGTTGAGTATGTGGTGTACGTGGTGGCTGAGAACCAGCAGGGCAAGTCCACCCCTGCCGTGTTCTCCTTCAGAACCGCAGCAGAACCCACCGCCGTCCCAG CGACCCTTGGCTGTTCGTCCGTGTCGTACACGCTggcctctctcacgctctctgtGCTGACTGTGTTGTGGCTCGTATAG
- the ncam1a gene encoding neural cell adhesion molecule 1a isoform X9 — translation MLKTRDLIWALLFFGYAASLQVEIVPTQGEISVGDSKFFLCQVVGVAKDIDWFSPSGEKILPNRQDIFVSRSDESTSTLTIYSADVDSAGIYKCVATDGDKEAEATVHVKIFQKITFNSSPSPQEFNEGNDANIVCDVISSPPPSIIWKHKGSKIQVAKDVRFKILANNHLQIRGIKKTDEGVYTCEARVMARGEIDFRVIKVIVNVLPTIRTRQSEVNATADSGQSVMLACDADGFPEPSVTWARNQVVLVSDEKFSLNEDGSELTILDVNKLDEGDYTCIARNKAGEKEGEVSLNVFVPPKITYFNNQSASELDEQITLTCEVSGDPIPTVSWSSRNRVLKEGEQSLDKNVMVRSHARVSSLTLKYVQFTDAGQYFCTARNPIGQDTQSIYLEVRYAPKIQGSVTWYTWERNAVNITCEVLAHPGASVSWFRDSQRLPNANVTNIKIYNTPAVSYLEVTPDSQNDFGSYNCTARNDVGVESKEFLLIEADVPSAPGISRVEPFSSTALVTFEEPEADGGVPVLRYRAEWRAGGQEWTSKEYEAEDDMDVLTMVGLKPETSYEVKMSAINGKGEGESSAAVSFKTEPVQGEPSPPKLDGELEKTGDSFKVNWVMQDDGGSPIKHYLVRYKPKHGSDWKPEIRLPTSSEFVVLRGLKWNVEYVVYVVAENQQGKSTPAVFSFRTAAEPTAVPATLGCSSVSYTLASLTLSVLTVLWLV, via the exons TTGTTGGAGTCGCAAAGGACATTGACTGGTTCTCCCCCAGCGGAGAGAAGATCCTCCCCAACAGACAGGACATCTTCGTGAGCCGCAGTGACGAGTCCACCTCCACGCTCACCATCTACAGCGCCGACGTCGACAGCGCGGGCATCTACAAGTGTGTCGCCACCGACGGGGACAAGGAAGCAGAAGCCACCGTCCACGTCAAGATCTTCC AGAAGATTACCTTCAACAGCTCCCCGTCCCCGCAAGAGTTCAACGAGGGCAACGATGCCAACATTGTCTGTGACGTGAtcagctctcctccccccagcatCATCTGGAAACACAAAGGATCCAAGATCCAGGTCGCCAAAGATG TTCGGTTCAAGATCCTGGCCAACAACCACCTCCAGATCCGTGGGATCAAGAAGACTGACGAGGGCGTGTACACCTGTGAGGCTCGCGTCATGGCCCGCGGGGAGATCGACTTCCGGGTCATCAAGGTCATAGTGAACG TGCTGCCCACCATCAGGACCAGGCAGTCGGAGGTAAACGCCACGGCAGACAGCGGACAGTCGGTGATGCTGGCCTGCGACGCCGACGGTTTCCCTGAACCCAGCGTCACCTGGGCGCG gAACCAGGTGGTCCTGGTGTCGGATGAGAAATTCAGCTTGAACGAGGACGGCTCGGAGCTGACGATCTTGGACGTCAACAAACTGGACGAGGGAGATTACACGTGCATCGCCCGGAACAAGGCcggggaaaaggagggagaagtCAGCCTGAATGTGTTCG TGCCGCCCAAGATCACCTACTTCAACAACCAGTCTGCATCAGAGCTGGACGAGCAGATCACGCTGACCTGCGAGGTGTCAGGTGACCCCATCCCCACCGTGTCCTGGAGTTCACGCAACCGCGTGCTGAAGGAGGGCGAGCAg AGTCTGGATAAGAACGTGATGGTTCGCAGCCACGCGCGTGTCTCATCTCTCACCCTGAAATACGTCCAGTTCACGGACGCCGGACAGTACTTCTGCACCGCACGCAACCCCATCGGCCAGGACACCCAGAGCATCTACTTGGAAGTGCGAT ACGCTCCCAAGATCCAGGGCTCCGTCACCTGGTACACCTGGGAGAGGAACGCCGTCAACATCACCTGCGAGGTGCTGGCCCATCCTGGGGCCTCCGTCAGCTGGTTCAGAGACAGCCAGCGACTCCCCAATGCCAACGTCACCAACATCAAGATCTACAACACTCCTGCCGTCAGCTACCTGGAG gtcaCCCCAGATTCTCAGAATGACTTTGGGAGCTACAACTGCACCGCCAGAAATGACGTTGGCGTGGAGTCCAAGGAGTTTCTTCTTATAGAAGCAG atgtgcccTCTGCTCCGGGGATCAGCCGTGTGGAGCCCTTCTCCAGCACCGCCCTGGTGACCTTCGAGGAGCCGGAGGCTGACGGGGGCGTGCCGGTGCTCCGGTACCGGGCTGAGTGGCGTGCCGGCGGACAGGAATGGACCAGCAAGGAGTACGAAGCAGAGGACG ACATGGACGTCCTCACCATGGTGGGGCTGAAGCCGGAGACGTCCTACGAGGTCAAGATGTCCGCCATCAACGGCAAGGGGGAGGGCGAGAGCAGCGCGGCCGTGAGCTTCAAGACCGAGCCCGTCC AAG GGGAGCCCAGTCCTCCTAAGCTGGACGGAGAGCTGGAGAAGACGGGCGACTCCTTCAAGGTCAACTGGGTCATGCAGGACGACGGCGGCTCCCCCATCAAGCACTACCTGGTCCGCTACAAGCCT aaaCACGGCTCGGACTGGAAGCCAGAGATCCGCCTCCCCACTAGCAGTGAGTTTGTGGTTCTCCGAGGGCTGAAGTGGAACGTTGAGTATGTGGTGTACGTGGTGGCTGAGAACCAGCAGGGCAAGTCCACCCCTGCCGTGTTCTCCTTCAGAACCGCAGCAGAACCCACCGCCGTCCCAG CGACCCTTGGCTGTTCGTCCGTGTCGTACACGCTggcctctctcacgctctctgtGCTGACTGTGTTGTGGCTCGTATAG